A DNA window from Camelina sativa cultivar DH55 chromosome 17, Cs, whole genome shotgun sequence contains the following coding sequences:
- the LOC104755463 gene encoding 14.7 kDa heat shock protein-like: protein MSGCSSRASNSAASDGNYKLEIEEYGGGKGPVRWTFKEDSCIARVDIPGCKVFPPDSVYDYQQTHVRFSIPEEAMDQNDHSGRKYFGFVKFDPAIYDVVNAKIKFRNGVLWVTAPKYHQG, encoded by the exons ATGAGTGGATGTTCCTCAAGAGCATCCAACTCCGCCGCCAGTGATG GAAACTACAAACTGGAGATAGAAGAATACGGTGGCGGCAAGGGACCAGTCCGGTGGACTTTTAAGGAGGATTCGTGCATTGCGAGAGTAGATATTCCGGGTTGTAAAGTATTTCCTCCAGACAGCGTCTACGACTACCAACAAACCCACGTTAGATTTTCCATACCAGAAGAAGCCATGGACCAGAACGACCACTCCGGACGTAAATACTTCGGCTTTGTAAAATTTGACCCAGCGATTTACGATGTGGTGAACGCTAAGATTAAGTTTCGCAATGGTGTATTATGGGTCACCGCTCCTAAGTACCACCAAGGTTAa
- the LOC104755464 gene encoding LOW QUALITY PROTEIN: 1-aminocyclopropane-1-carboxylate oxidase 3 (The sequence of the model RefSeq protein was modified relative to this genomic sequence to represent the inferred CDS: substituted 1 base at 1 genomic stop codon) yields the protein MEKNIKFPVVDLSKLNGEERDQTMALIDDACQNWGFFELVNHGLPYDLMDNVERMTKENYKKHMEQKFKEMLRSKGLDTLETEVEDVDWESTFYLRHLPQSNLYDIPDMSNEYRTAMKDFGKRVENLAEDLLDMLCENLGLEKGYLKKVFQGTKSPTFGTKVSNYPPCPKPEMIKGLRAHTDAGGLILLFQDDKVSGLQLLKDGVWLDVPPLKHSIVINLGDXLEVITNGKYKSVMHRVMTQKEGNRMSIASFYNPGSDVEISPAPSIVDEKDPKYPSFVFDDYMKLYAGLKFQPKEPRFEAMKNAEAAAVLINPVAAVETF from the exons atggagaagaacatTAAGTTTCCAGTTGTAGACTTGTCTAAGCTCAATGGTGAAGAGAGAGACCAAACCATGGCTTTGATCGACGATGCTTGTCAAAATTGGGGATTCTTTGAG CTGGTGAACCATGGACTACCATATGATCTAATGGACAACGTTGAGAGGATGACAAAGGAAAACTACAAGAAACATATGGAACAAAAGTTCAAAGAAATGCTTCGATCCAAAGGATTAGATACTCTTGAGACTGAAGTCGAAGATGTCGATTGGGAAAGCACTTTCTACCTCCGTCATCTCCCCCAATCTAATCTCTACGACATCCCTGATATGTCAAACGAATACCG TACGGCGATGAAGGACTTTGGGAAGAGGGTGGAGAATCTAGCAGAAGATTTGTTGGATATGTTGTGTGAGAATCTTGGATTAGAGAAAGGGTACTTGAAGAAAGTGTTTCAGGGGACAAAGAGCCCAACGTTTGGGACAAAGGTTAGCAACTATCCACCATGTCCTAAACCGGAGATGATCAAAGGGCTTAGGGCTCACACGGATGCAGGAGGACTCATTTTACTATTTCAAGACGATAAGGTCAGTGGTCTTCAGCTTCTCAAAGATGGTGTTTGGCTTGATGTTCCTCCTCTCAAGCATTCCATTGTTATCAACCTTGGTGACTAACTTGAG GTGATAACAAACGGGAAGTACAAGAGTGTAATGCACCGAGTGATGAcacaaaaagaaggaaacaggATGTCTATCGCGTCGTTCTACAACCCGGGAAGCGATGTCGAGATCTCTCCGGCACCATCTATTGTTGATGAAAAAGACCCCAAGTACCCTAGCTTTGTGTTTGACGACTACATGAAACTCTACGCCGGACTCAAGTTTCAGCCCAAAGAACCACGGTTCGAGGCGATGAAGAATGCTGAAGCAGCCGCGGTGTTGATCAATCCCGTGGCAGCCGTGGAGACATTCTAA